The window GACTTGGACTCAGGCAGGGTGATCTTCACCTGCGTCTTCTCTTTTTTGAAGGTGGTGGTGGCGATGAAGAAGATCAGCAGGATCACCATGATGTCGATGAGCGACACGATGGGGATCATCGGCACCGGACGGCGGCGGGGGCGCAGGTACATGGCGGCGGTGTGGGCGAGGGATCAGGAATTCGGGCGCTGCACCTCAAAGTGCTGGTAAAAATGCTGGATGGTCTCCTGCATGATGGATTCGACACGCACGGCCAGCGCATCGACGCGCCGGACGAAGTAGGTGTGCATGAGCACCGAGGGAACGGCGACGAACAGGCCCGCAATGGTGCAGCGCAGCGCCACACCGATCTCATGGGCGATGACGGCGGTGTCAGGAGAACCATCGCCCCCCGTGCCAAAGGCAGAAAACATGCCAACGAGACCGGCTGTGGTGCCTAGCAACCCGAGCAGTGGTGCCACGGTGACCATCACCTCCAGCAACGGAATGCCGGACTCCAGCCTGTGAATCTCCTCGCGCCCCTTGATGGCGCAGGCGTCGTGGCATTCCTGCTTGCTGGTGAAAGCGCCGCTGATGGCCATGGAGCCGAGGCGGGAGAGCATGGAGCCATCACGCTCCAGAAAGTCCTGCAAGGGACGGATGTCGCCTTTGACGGCGTAATTGGGAATGGAGCGCAACTGGCTGATGACGGCATTCGGCATGATGACCCGCTCGCGCAATTGCAGCCAAGTGAGGATGCTGGCGGTGATCGCGGCGATGGAGCACAGGACGATGAGCGCCATGACGAAGCCGCCGGTGGCGAGGAAATCCCAAACGAGCTGGATGCCTGAAGAGGATGCAGCCTTGTCTGCGGCTGCAAAGAAATGCGGAGCGAGGAGGAGGTCAGTAAATGAGGACATTGTATTCAATTTTCAGACGCTCCTGATCATTCATCGGGAGCGTGGGGATCACATCGGCGGGAATGGGCGGAATTACCGCATCACGGATCGCCTGCAAAGTGAAGCCGGTGAGCACCGGGTTGGACTCCTTGTCATTCACCACGCGAAGTCCCTCCACCTTGCCTTTTTTGTTGACGTAGAAGACGATTTCAAGACTGCCGTAGGTGACGCCATCGCGCCGCAGCAGGCGATAGAGATGCCATTTCTTCTCCACCTGGCCGGTGACCTGGCGGATGTAGCGGCCTTTCGGGGATTCCTCGGCATCGACCGCAGCCTCGCTACCACGATTGGAAATGGTGCCCTTCGTCTGCGTGGTGCGCGTGAACGGCGTGAACGCATTGGGATCCTGATTGCGAGTGGTGCGCGTGGTCGGCTCATCCATCACCGGCAAAGCCTTCGGAACCGGCTGCTGCTGCGATTCAGGCATGGCTTGCGCCGTTTCGCGGGCCGGGGGCGTTTGCGGTTCCGGTTTCTGTGGCATCGGTGGTGTGTCAGAAGTGGCCTCGGCCCTCTTCACCTCGATGGAGAGACGATGCTTGTCCACGCTGGCCAGAGCCTTGTCCGCTTCCTCCATCATCTTGGTCAGGGGGGTCGATTCCGGCACCGCCTTGGCGACTGCTTGCGGCGGGACCACCGGCTGCGGTGGTGGCGCGGCATCCTTGGGTTTGACG is drawn from Prosthecobacter sp. and contains these coding sequences:
- a CDS encoding MotA/TolQ/ExbB proton channel family protein → MSSFTDLLLAPHFFAAADKAASSSGIQLVWDFLATGGFVMALIVLCSIAAITASILTWLQLRERVIMPNAVISQLRSIPNYAVKGDIRPLQDFLERDGSMLSRLGSMAISGAFTSKQECHDACAIKGREEIHRLESGIPLLEVMVTVAPLLGLLGTTAGLVGMFSAFGTGGDGSPDTAVIAHEIGVALRCTIAGLFVAVPSVLMHTYFVRRVDALAVRVESIMQETIQHFYQHFEVQRPNS